A section of the Clostridium sp. TW13 genome encodes:
- a CDS encoding M28 family peptidase: protein MKKQINWVVVVALIMVAVSTLTFGWKINENKDQYVENSNIETTLRNNMNKFSGEFTIRNTKNIANLNNSRDYIMNQFKKCGYEIKVQQFDNEGVNVSNIIAIKKGSRQSSGTIVVGAPYFSGNRPSVDASDTGISAILTIADQMKNLSCTYDIEFVAFANSEKPYTSSENIGSKIYVNSIKDKQSNIKGAVILDCIGYYTNTILTQRYPFMGVGYPNKGNFLAAMGDSNSKSFNDDFVAKFKKKSSFPIVQTNSNKILGASKEDNYSFWQAKIPAVLLTDTGIYRYEDLYTKRDTKDKLNYKAMSEIINNITSSLSNY, encoded by the coding sequence ATGAAAAAACAGATAAATTGGGTAGTGGTAGTGGCTTTAATAATGGTGGCAGTATCTACTCTTACCTTTGGATGGAAGATAAACGAAAATAAAGATCAGTATGTTGAAAATAGTAATATTGAAACTACTTTAAGAAATAATATGAACAAATTTTCAGGTGAATTTACCATTAGAAATACAAAGAATATAGCAAACTTGAATAATTCAAGAGATTACATTATGAATCAATTTAAAAAGTGTGGATATGAAATAAAGGTTCAACAATTTGACAATGAAGGTGTAAATGTATCTAATATTATTGCTATAAAGAAGGGAAGCAGACAAAGTTCCGGCACAATAGTTGTAGGTGCTCCATATTTTAGTGGAAATAGGCCTTCAGTAGACGCTTCAGATACTGGTATTTCTGCCATATTAACCATTGCAGATCAGATGAAGAATTTAAGCTGCACTTACGATATAGAGTTTGTTGCTTTTGCAAATTCTGAAAAACCATATACTTCATCTGAAAATATAGGAAGCAAAATATATGTAAATAGCATTAAAGATAAGCAAAGTAATATAAAAGGTGCTGTGATTTTAGATTGTATTGGATATTATACTAATACTATTCTCACTCAAAGATATCCTTTTATGGGAGTAGGGTATCCGAACAAGGGGAATTTTTTAGCAGCCATGGGAGATAGTAATTCTAAGAGCTTCAATGATGATTTTGTTGCCAAATTTAAGAAAAAATCAAGTTTCCCAATAGTTCAAACTAATTCTAACAAGATTTTAGGAGCAAGTAAGGAAGATAATTATTCATTTTGGCAAGCAAAAATTCCAGCAGTGCTGCTAACAGATACAGGAATTTATAGATATGAAGATTTGTACACAAAAAGAGATACAAAAGACAAGTTGAATTATAAAGCCATGAGTGAGATAATTAATAATATTACAAGTAGTTTAAGTAATTATTAA
- the pyk gene encoding pyruvate kinase, whose product MQKTKMIFTIGPASDNEETLRELMNIGMSAARLNCSHGTQETHKQKIDLIKKLRTELDKPVAIVLDIKGPKIRTHNFSGDEATLNEGDEFIFSCGEEILGDNKHCSISYTKLCKDIKPNDTILVDDGLLEFKVTYVEGTEIHTTVVIGGTIKNHKGVNIPNLKIDLPAITEKDKEDLAFGCKMDVDFVAASFIRKAEDITEIREFLKQNGGENIRIIAKIESQEGVDNVDSILEATDAIMVARGDMGIEIPIEKVPIIQKKIIKKCNAAGKVVITATQMLDSMIRNSRPTRAEACDICNAIFDGTDAVMLSGESASGNYPLESARTMSKISLETEANLDYEYMINKLREPSLSHYADAISYSAAKTTIKLPTKAIVAATQSGATARVLSKYRTKCPIVAITASEKVQRQLSLNFGVIPQLCAEFHTTDEIINEAKNVVKKLDIAKTDDTIIVAAGMPTSHTGGTNMFKIEKV is encoded by the coding sequence ATGCAAAAAACAAAAATGATTTTTACAATTGGTCCTGCTAGTGATAATGAAGAAACACTTAGAGAACTTATGAACATTGGTATGAGCGCTGCTAGACTTAATTGCTCTCATGGTACTCAAGAAACACACAAACAAAAAATAGACTTAATAAAGAAATTAAGAACAGAATTAGACAAACCAGTTGCCATTGTATTAGATATTAAAGGTCCCAAAATAAGAACACATAATTTTTCAGGAGATGAAGCCACTTTAAATGAAGGTGATGAATTTATATTCAGCTGTGGTGAAGAAATCCTAGGAGATAACAAGCATTGCTCTATTTCCTATACTAAACTATGTAAAGATATAAAACCTAATGATACTATCCTAGTTGATGACGGATTATTGGAATTTAAGGTTACATATGTCGAAGGAACCGAAATTCATACCACAGTTGTGATAGGCGGTACTATTAAAAATCATAAGGGAGTTAACATTCCAAACTTAAAGATTGATTTACCTGCTATAACTGAAAAAGATAAAGAAGACTTAGCCTTTGGTTGCAAGATGGATGTAGATTTTGTAGCAGCTTCTTTCATAAGAAAGGCTGAAGACATTACAGAAATAAGAGAATTCTTGAAACAAAATGGTGGAGAGAATATAAGAATAATAGCTAAAATCGAAAGTCAAGAAGGCGTTGATAACGTTGATTCAATTCTTGAAGCTACAGATGCTATCATGGTAGCAAGAGGAGATATGGGAATCGAAATTCCTATTGAGAAAGTTCCTATAATCCAAAAGAAGATAATAAAGAAGTGTAATGCTGCAGGTAAGGTAGTAATTACAGCTACTCAAATGCTTGATTCTATGATAAGAAATTCTAGACCTACAAGAGCTGAAGCTTGTGATATCTGCAATGCTATCTTTGATGGTACTGATGCAGTAATGCTTTCTGGTGAAAGTGCTTCTGGTAACTACCCACTTGAATCAGCAAGAACAATGAGCAAGATTTCTTTGGAAACTGAAGCTAATTTAGATTATGAATATATGATAAACAAACTTCGTGAACCAAGCTTATCTCACTATGCAGATGCTATAAGTTATTCAGCTGCTAAAACTACAATTAAGCTTCCTACTAAAGCTATAGTAGCTGCTACTCAAAGTGGTGCTACAGCTAGAGTATTATCTAAGTACAGAACTAAATGCCCAATAGTTGCTATAACTGCTTCCGAAAAGGTTCAAAGACAATTATCTTTAAACTTTGGTGTTATACCTCAACTTTGTGCTGAGTTCCACACTACTGATGAAATCATCAATGAAGCTAAAAATGTAGTTAAGAAATTGGATATAGCTAAAACTGACGATACAATAATAGTTGCTGCCGGAATGCCAACTTCTCACACTGGTGGAACTAATATGTTCAAAATCGAAAAAGTATAA
- the rpsA gene encoding 30S ribosomal protein S1 — protein MEENQELEQELAMEDVLKNYDFKKIHTGEIIKGSVLKVTNDEVIVNINYFSDGIINKDELSFESDVNPFDVVKEGDEISVKIISTDDGEGNVVLSKKQADEASIWDSVDDAKKEGKTVVVKVKSETKGGLIASYKGLRVFIPGSQAAARRIELNTLVGQELEVKLTECDKVKKNIVASRRVIEEAEIEAKKNELWSGLTVGEKREGKVTRLAKFGAFVDIGGVEGLVHVSDLSWKRVNNPEEVVSVGDTVNVFIQSVDREKNRLSLALKDVATNPWTLVESKMKTGDVVEGKVLKFTTFGAFVEVADGVEGLVHLSEISDENIAKPSEVLEIGQTVKVKVLSIDAANHKMSLSIKDAVEKSKEYLQYTDNEEESTLGDLLKDKLSGVKFE, from the coding sequence ATGGAAGAAAATCAAGAATTAGAACAAGAATTAGCAATGGAAGATGTATTAAAGAATTATGACTTCAAAAAAATCCACACAGGAGAGATAATCAAAGGTAGCGTTTTAAAAGTTACTAATGATGAAGTTATAGTGAATATAAATTATTTTTCAGATGGAATCATAAATAAGGATGAACTTTCATTTGAAAGCGATGTTAATCCTTTTGATGTAGTTAAAGAAGGAGACGAAATATCAGTTAAAATTATAAGTACTGATGATGGAGAAGGAAATGTAGTTTTATCTAAGAAACAAGCAGATGAAGCTTCAATATGGGATTCAGTAGATGATGCTAAAAAAGAAGGAAAAACAGTAGTAGTTAAAGTTAAATCTGAAACTAAGGGTGGACTTATTGCAAGTTACAAAGGACTAAGAGTATTTATTCCAGGATCTCAAGCAGCTGCTAGAAGAATTGAATTAAACACTTTAGTAGGTCAAGAACTTGAAGTTAAGCTAACAGAATGTGATAAGGTTAAAAAGAATATAGTAGCTTCAAGAAGAGTTATAGAAGAAGCTGAAATAGAAGCAAAGAAAAATGAACTATGGTCTGGATTAACAGTAGGAGAAAAGAGAGAAGGAAAGGTAACAAGACTTGCTAAGTTTGGTGCTTTCGTTGATATCGGAGGAGTAGAAGGACTTGTTCACGTATCAGATTTATCTTGGAAGAGAGTAAACAATCCAGAAGAAGTAGTTTCAGTTGGTGATACTGTAAATGTATTTATTCAATCTGTTGATAGAGAAAAGAATAGATTATCCTTAGCTTTAAAGGATGTTGCAACAAATCCATGGACTCTAGTAGAATCTAAAATGAAGACAGGAGATGTAGTTGAAGGTAAAGTACTTAAATTCACTACTTTTGGAGCTTTTGTAGAAGTAGCAGATGGAGTTGAAGGTCTTGTTCATTTAAGCGAAATAAGCGACGAAAATATAGCTAAGCCATCAGAAGTACTTGAAATTGGTCAAACAGTTAAGGTAAAAGTTCTTAGCATAGATGCAGCAAACCATAAAATGAGCTTAAGCATAAAAGATGCTGTAGAAAAATCAAAAGAATACTTACAATACACTGATAATGAAGAAGAATCAACTTTAGGAGACTTATTAAAAGATAAATTATCAGGAGTAAAATTTGAATAA
- a CDS encoding zinc dependent phospholipase C family protein — MLTKTHRMIASNIIVNISTGNKDIIDEKNFIKGNLKPDNISMYKLKKHYKDESFAMIISKIHFLSSLSKQEILTTYGKKRFNQELGVVCHFLCDYFCMAHHERWEFKNKFKRHVQYEVVLGRMAENYRYNSYKNMNIDIAKVADFINAMLIEYNTVKGFEADIIFAQYVCNSVVNTVLQRVKVNTAFGALAV, encoded by the coding sequence TTGCTAACAAAGACTCATAGAATGATAGCAAGTAATATAATTGTAAATATTTCTACAGGAAACAAGGATATTATAGATGAGAAGAATTTTATTAAAGGCAACTTAAAACCTGATAATATTTCTATGTATAAGCTAAAGAAACATTATAAAGATGAGAGTTTTGCAATGATTATTTCAAAGATACATTTTTTGTCCTCGCTTTCCAAACAAGAAATACTAACTACCTATGGTAAAAAAAGATTTAATCAAGAACTTGGAGTAGTATGTCATTTTTTATGTGATTATTTTTGTATGGCTCATCATGAGAGATGGGAGTTCAAAAATAAATTCAAGAGACATGTTCAATATGAGGTCGTATTAGGAAGAATGGCTGAAAACTATAGATACAATTCTTATAAAAATATGAATATAGATATAGCAAAGGTTGCTGATTTTATTAATGCAATGCTAATTGAATATAACACAGTTAAAGGGTTTGAGGCAGATATAATATTTGCTCAATATGTATGTAATTCAGTAGTAAATACAGTGCTACAAAGAGTAAAAGTAAATACAGCTTTTGGAGCATTAGCTGTATAG
- a CDS encoding endonuclease V, with protein MEIKEVHSFDIYTEPEFIEVQNTLQEQIVLKNSFNKDNINLVAGVDLAYWEEGNKQYGTCCIVVIDYNTKEVVEKVNSVGEIKVPYIPGFLAFRELPLVIEASKKLVVEPDIFIFDGNGYLHFNHMGIATHASFFLNKPTIGVAKSYLKINGVDFNTPENEEGSYTDIIINGEVYGRTLRTRKDVKPIFVSCGNNVDLETSIEIVLNLVNNESRVPIPTRLADLETHRMRTVYKDGKLVK; from the coding sequence ATGGAGATAAAAGAAGTTCACAGTTTTGATATTTATACAGAACCTGAGTTTATAGAAGTACAGAATACACTGCAAGAACAAATTGTGCTAAAGAATTCTTTTAATAAGGATAATATTAATTTAGTTGCAGGAGTTGATTTAGCTTATTGGGAAGAAGGAAATAAGCAGTATGGAACCTGTTGTATAGTTGTTATTGATTATAATACCAAAGAGGTAGTTGAAAAAGTTAATAGTGTAGGGGAGATAAAAGTGCCATATATACCTGGATTTTTAGCATTCAGAGAATTGCCTTTAGTTATTGAAGCTTCAAAAAAATTAGTAGTGGAACCGGATATATTTATTTTTGATGGGAACGGATATCTACATTTTAATCATATGGGAATAGCTACACATGCATCATTTTTCTTAAACAAGCCTACTATAGGAGTTGCAAAAAGTTATTTAAAGATTAATGGAGTGGATTTTAATACTCCAGAAAATGAAGAAGGCTCATATACGGATATTATAATAAACGGAGAAGTATATGGTAGAACTCTTAGAACAAGAAAGGATGTAAAGCCTATATTTGTATCATGCGGAAATAATGTTGATTTAGAAACTTCTATAGAAATAGTACTAAACTTAGTTAACAATGAAAGTAGAGTACCAATTCCAACTAGATTAGCTGATTTAGAAACACATAGAATGAGAACTGTGTATAAAGATGGGAAACTAGTTAAGTGA
- a CDS encoding pyridoxal phosphate-dependent aminotransferase: MISERMKDLVAGSSAIRAMFEEGKRLSAIYGEENVFDFSLGNPNVEPPKRVKESIIEILSEESPNLIHGYMNNSGYDDVRETIAEFNSKKYNVQLSEKNIVMTCGAAGGLNIIFKSLMNVGDEVLVFAPFFGEYRAYTNNYDGVLKVVAPNKETFEPDLKEFEEKITAKTKIVIINSPNNPTGVVYSSETLTKIAEILNRKSVEFNTSIYLISDEPYREIAYDGIEIPYILKYYKNSFVGYSYSKSLSLPGERIGYIVANSEMDDFDTIMKALNVANRVLGFVNAPSLFQRVVARNLDSEVDVEVYKKNRDVLYNHLVSLGFSCVKPQGAFYLFPKSLIEDDKAFCDAAKEFNLLLVPGSAFGCPGYFRIAYCVSFEKIEKSLEAFTKLADKFKK, encoded by the coding sequence ATGATATCAGAAAGAATGAAGGATCTTGTAGCAGGCAGTTCTGCAATAAGAGCTATGTTTGAGGAAGGTAAAAGATTATCAGCTATATACGGAGAAGAAAACGTATTTGATTTTAGTTTAGGTAATCCAAATGTAGAACCACCAAAGCGCGTTAAGGAATCTATTATAGAGATTTTATCAGAAGAATCACCTAATTTAATTCATGGATATATGAATAACTCAGGTTATGATGATGTAAGAGAGACTATAGCTGAATTTAACAGTAAAAAGTACAATGTTCAGTTATCAGAAAAAAACATAGTTATGACTTGTGGAGCAGCAGGTGGACTGAACATAATCTTTAAGAGCTTAATGAATGTTGGAGATGAAGTTTTAGTTTTTGCACCATTCTTTGGGGAATACAGAGCATATACAAATAATTATGATGGAGTACTTAAAGTAGTAGCTCCAAATAAAGAAACTTTTGAACCAGATTTAAAAGAGTTTGAAGAAAAGATAACAGCAAAAACTAAAATAGTAATAATAAACTCACCTAATAATCCAACAGGAGTGGTTTATTCTTCTGAAACATTAACTAAAATAGCAGAAATACTTAATAGAAAATCTGTAGAATTTAACACTAGTATATATCTTATTTCTGATGAGCCATATAGAGAGATTGCATATGATGGCATTGAGATTCCATATATATTAAAGTACTACAAGAACTCATTTGTAGGCTATTCTTATAGTAAATCTTTATCTTTGCCTGGAGAAAGAATAGGATATATTGTAGCTAATAGTGAGATGGATGATTTTGATACAATAATGAAGGCTTTGAATGTAGCAAACAGAGTTTTAGGGTTTGTAAATGCACCTTCTTTATTCCAAAGAGTTGTGGCAAGAAATCTAGATTCTGAGGTTGATGTAGAAGTTTATAAGAAAAATAGAGATGTGCTATACAATCATCTTGTAAGCTTAGGATTTTCATGTGTGAAGCCTCAGGGAGCATTTTACTTATTCCCAAAATCATTAATAGAAGATGATAAAGCTTTCTGTGATGCAGCAAAGGAATTTAATTTATTATTAGTGCCAGGTTCTGCTTTTGGATGTCCAGGATATTTTAGAATTGCATACTGTGTTTCTTTTGAAAAGATTGAAAAATCATTAGAAGCTTTTACAAAGCTTGCAGATAAGTTTAAGAAATAA
- a CDS encoding DUF1292 domain-containing protein, which yields MSNDLEFIKSEKDIWGKVYVDINYAIDNVAPFLSEKTLRLRRYNSKKDVLKKYIDLLESSELELSKKSGFLGGLFADKNKYQDLLKSYKADNKNTFAQLKNCSSCACLNCVNDDCKFNSCTGCREGSYIKTCDHEKLNITLHDSFTLDLTNNNTGRESKYKVLATLQDCQLDRQYIIIENLWDKEDKFILYYYPGISEDQYGEISDPEEFDYIAENFQQI from the coding sequence ATGTCAAATGATTTAGAATTTATAAAATCTGAAAAAGATATCTGGGGAAAAGTATACGTTGATATCAACTATGCTATCGACAATGTAGCACCTTTCCTCTCTGAGAAAACATTAAGACTTAGAAGATATAATAGTAAAAAGGACGTATTAAAAAAATACATTGATCTTTTAGAATCTTCTGAATTAGAACTTTCAAAAAAATCAGGCTTTCTAGGTGGTTTATTTGCAGACAAAAATAAATATCAAGATTTGCTTAAGAGCTACAAAGCAGACAACAAAAATACTTTTGCTCAATTAAAGAATTGCAGCTCTTGTGCTTGCTTAAACTGTGTTAATGATGATTGTAAGTTCAATTCTTGCACAGGTTGTAGAGAAGGTTCATACATTAAGACTTGTGATCATGAGAAATTAAATATAACTCTACATGATAGCTTTACTTTAGATCTTACTAACAATAATACAGGTAGAGAATCAAAGTATAAAGTCTTAGCAACATTACAAGATTGCCAGCTAGATAGACAATATATAATCATTGAAAACCTTTGGGATAAAGAAGATAAATTCATTCTTTACTACTATCCTGGAATTTCTGAAGATCAGTATGGTGAAATATCTGATCCTGAAGAATTTGATTATATTGCCGAAAATTTTCAACAGATTTAG
- a CDS encoding tetratricopeptide repeat protein, with product MIEEISKPKYLKKKNKPLRILISIGLMYLMFCIMNPFLLIISPIYIWYVVKAIKNNKDSENILIDEAIDLYYSKKFEQSLECCNSLDERKDEEQVRLLKALNFFMLGDKKEFAEIILSINNKDLEADADIQIKLGEALEELGELDKANKVYKRLVEVFPKSKYLQEKVASLNS from the coding sequence ATGATAGAAGAAATTAGTAAACCCAAATATCTTAAAAAGAAAAATAAGCCTTTAAGGATACTTATTTCAATAGGTTTGATGTATCTTATGTTTTGTATAATGAATCCGTTTCTTTTAATAATAAGTCCAATTTATATTTGGTATGTGGTAAAAGCTATAAAGAATAATAAAGATAGCGAAAATATATTAATTGATGAAGCTATAGATCTATATTATTCTAAGAAATTTGAACAAAGCTTAGAATGCTGCAATTCACTTGATGAAAGAAAAGATGAAGAACAAGTTAGACTTCTAAAAGCTCTAAACTTCTTCATGCTTGGTGATAAAAAGGAGTTTGCAGAAATAATCTTGTCAATCAATAATAAAGATTTAGAAGCTGATGCTGATATTCAAATAAAATTAGGAGAAGCATTAGAAGAACTAGGAGAATTGGATAAAGCTAATAAGGTTTATAAAAGGCTGGTAGAAGTTTTTCCAAAAAGCAAGTATTTGCAAGAGAAAGTTGCAAGCTTAAATTCTTAA
- a CDS encoding PspA/IM30 family protein, which translates to MGIINRLSNMVKAKVNDTLDDMENPIQLLDQKIRDMEESLSKAKLSSAQILGNVHEIEKKITIAEKESKDYDEKVKLALAKGNEDLAKRALQRKLDADKKIESLKTSHADAAQKAELIKKNLKALEDEIEKTRSYRDEAAARSNNADASKQVNEILANVKTKQNSIQLDDIERKIQRKEALAEGLGELREVDSLEAEFDSLGGDVDLDLELQKYKKTE; encoded by the coding sequence ATGGGAATTATCAACAGATTATCAAACATGGTAAAGGCAAAGGTAAATGATACTTTAGATGACATGGAGAATCCAATTCAATTATTGGATCAAAAAATTAGAGACATGGAAGAAAGCTTGAGCAAAGCTAAACTTTCTTCAGCACAAATTTTAGGAAATGTTCATGAAATTGAGAAAAAAATAACTATAGCTGAAAAAGAATCTAAAGATTATGATGAAAAAGTAAAGCTTGCATTAGCAAAAGGGAATGAAGACTTAGCTAAGAGAGCTCTTCAAAGAAAATTAGATGCTGACAAGAAGATTGAATCTTTAAAAACTAGTCATGCAGATGCTGCTCAAAAAGCAGAATTAATCAAAAAGAACTTAAAAGCATTAGAAGATGAAATTGAAAAGACTAGAAGCTACAGAGATGAAGCCGCTGCTAGATCTAACAACGCTGATGCTTCAAAGCAAGTTAATGAAATACTAGCTAACGTTAAAACTAAACAAAATTCAATTCAATTAGATGATATCGAAAGAAAGATTCAAAGAAAAGAAGCTCTTGCTGAAGGTTTAGGCGAATTAAGAGAAGTTGACAGCTTAGAAGCAGAATTTGATTCTCTTGGTGGAGATGTAGACCTAGATTTAGAACTTCAAAAATATAAAAAGACTGAATAA
- a CDS encoding CBS domain-containing protein, with the protein MNVAFFLTPKNEVVYETIDATMRQVIERMEQHGYTAIPLIDKNGKYIGTLTEGDILWKLKNTPDLNFKNTNTVTVKDITRKVNHKPVAISANIESLITLAVSQNFVPVVDDDNTFIGIIKRSDIIDYCYKTLRKNNLLKEA; encoded by the coding sequence ATGAATGTAGCTTTTTTTTTAACACCTAAAAATGAAGTCGTATATGAAACAATAGATGCAACTATGAGACAAGTTATAGAGAGAATGGAACAGCATGGATATACAGCTATTCCGCTTATAGATAAGAATGGAAAGTACATTGGTACTTTAACAGAGGGAGATATTCTTTGGAAACTCAAAAATACTCCTGATTTAAATTTCAAAAACACTAATACAGTAACAGTTAAAGATATAACAAGAAAGGTTAATCATAAACCAGTAGCTATTAGTGCTAATATTGAAAGTTTGATAACGTTGGCAGTATCACAGAATTTTGTTCCTGTAGTAGATGATGATAATACCTTTATAGGAATTATTAAAAGAAGTGATATAATAGATTATTGCTACAAGACCTTAAGAAAGAACAATCTATTAAAAGAAGCATAG
- the lexA gene encoding transcriptional repressor LexA, translating into MELGKGQKRFLKSKTMGVQVLKGNLNTGKTTIAVDKMIIFENNYCLYDEDSILYVTSDSNRCDELRKLYKKINDAKAYEVMTLFSTNKNRIKVLTKAELIEMYAKTYIKEQRMSLRIASEEERLDILRNILSANIEKYKKSKLLKKITLEFLLEEIHWIKSSCFEEEEYLNIERKGRSKRIKKNAISRKAIFDMMLQYSEGLAYEGLMDEYDYTIYAIRALKKYRQTSTHIFLDDSETLRRGEIKFIKMLNAQKPYSNFIVIINTNTGDIKDAWFKKGVNFNSVFGDTSKVRTYLLKDKFSAKNNSKFLEKFKFVDLKHKNTMEFMRDSSDVEGKLISYTDKDTEDIYEGNEQFEIPVFSDIAAGEPILMSSQMESTFMLPNDWIRDKKELFLLHVKGDSMKNADILDGDFILIKRQSTANHNDIIAADIDGSATLKRLKLSEEPVLMPENPMYSPIHIKNKNVNILGVAVGILKKNI; encoded by the coding sequence ATGGAATTAGGAAAAGGTCAAAAAAGATTTTTAAAGTCTAAGACTATGGGAGTTCAAGTCCTTAAGGGAAATCTTAATACAGGAAAAACTACCATAGCAGTTGATAAGATGATAATTTTTGAAAACAATTATTGCTTATATGATGAAGATAGTATTCTTTATGTAACCTCTGACTCAAATAGATGTGACGAATTAAGGAAACTCTATAAAAAAATAAATGATGCAAAAGCTTATGAGGTAATGACTTTATTTTCAACCAATAAAAATAGAATTAAGGTACTTACAAAAGCAGAACTTATAGAAATGTATGCTAAGACATATATCAAGGAGCAAAGAATGAGCCTTAGAATAGCGTCAGAGGAAGAAAGGCTAGATATTTTAAGGAATATTCTAAGTGCAAATATAGAAAAATATAAGAAATCTAAATTGCTTAAAAAAATAACTTTAGAGTTCCTTTTAGAAGAAATTCATTGGATTAAATCTTCTTGCTTTGAGGAAGAAGAATACTTAAATATAGAGCGAAAAGGCAGAAGCAAGAGAATAAAAAAGAATGCAATATCAAGAAAAGCTATATTCGATATGATGCTGCAGTATTCAGAGGGATTAGCATATGAAGGCTTAATGGATGAATATGATTATACAATATATGCGATAAGAGCATTAAAAAAGTATAGACAAACTAGTACCCATATATTTTTAGATGATTCTGAAACATTAAGAAGGGGTGAAATTAAGTTTATTAAAATGCTTAATGCCCAAAAGCCTTACTCAAATTTTATAGTTATTATAAATACAAATACAGGAGATATTAAGGATGCTTGGTTCAAAAAGGGAGTGAATTTTAATTCTGTTTTTGGAGATACAAGCAAAGTTAGAACCTATTTACTGAAGGACAAGTTTTCTGCAAAGAATAATTCTAAGTTCTTAGAAAAGTTTAAGTTTGTAGATTTAAAACATAAGAATACTATGGAATTTATGAGGGATTCGTCTGATGTAGAAGGAAAGCTTATAAGTTATACTGATAAAGATACAGAAGATATATATGAAGGCAATGAGCAGTTTGAAATACCAGTTTTCTCAGATATAGCTGCTGGTGAACCAATTTTAATGAGCTCTCAAATGGAAAGTACATTTATGTTGCCTAATGATTGGATAAGAGACAAAAAGGAGCTGTTTCTTTTGCATGTAAAGGGAGACAGTATGAAGAATGCAGATATATTAGATGGAGATTTCATATTAATCAAACGTCAATCTACTGCAAATCATAATGATATTATAGCTGCTGATATAGATGGAAGTGCAACACTTAAAAGGTTGAAGCTTTCAGAAGAACCAGTATTAATGCCGGAAAATCCTATGTACAGTCCAATACATATTAAAAATAAAAACGTAAATATATTAGGGGTAGCTGTAGGTATATTAAAGAAAAATATTTAA
- a CDS encoding 3'-5' exonuclease: MGYVIIDLEFNNLAGITKYYPSFYIDNPELKDIDFDNEIIEIGAVKLDRNINPIDNLKVFIKPTVFKRINPKITEITHITEDMLVNGVSFEEGMDKLRNFIGEDDILCSWAKDDVAELIKNARYHNYGVISWINEYIDIQEYATKVLGKKKSLGLKNAVDQLRISVENKKLHDALYDSICTAKVFKRLFNSRIIKDYIYKEIYKTPVFVAHNLENHKINEEDVDIKCPHCKCNLLVEKEFRFFGWRFIGMYYCPKCKSKVLKEIVIKQTLEGKEIYNEFNTILDDIQYLNYTYKFEKSSKNDRI; the protein is encoded by the coding sequence ATGGGGTATGTAATTATAGATTTAGAATTTAATAATTTAGCTGGTATTACAAAATATTATCCAAGCTTTTATATTGATAATCCGGAGCTTAAGGATATTGATTTTGATAATGAAATAATAGAAATAGGAGCTGTAAAGCTTGATAGAAATATAAACCCAATAGATAATCTTAAGGTTTTTATTAAGCCAACAGTTTTTAAGCGTATTAATCCTAAAATTACAGAAATAACTCACATTACAGAGGATATGCTTGTTAATGGGGTTAGCTTTGAAGAAGGGATGGATAAGCTTAGAAATTTTATTGGTGAAGATGATATCTTGTGTTCTTGGGCCAAGGATGATGTGGCTGAACTTATTAAAAATGCTAGATATCATAATTATGGGGTAATATCCTGGATTAATGAGTATATAGATATACAGGAATATGCCACTAAAGTATTGGGAAAAAAGAAATCCTTAGGTTTAAAGAATGCAGTTGACCAGTTAAGAATCAGTGTGGAAAATAAAAAGCTGCATGATGCTTTATATGATTCTATTTGTACAGCTAAAGTTTTTAAGAGATTATTTAATTCAAGGATAATAAAAGATTATATTTATAAGGAGATATATAAGACTCCAGTATTTGTGGCACATAATTTAGAAAATCATAAAATTAATGAAGAAGATGTAGATATAAAATGCCCACATTGTAAATGTAATCTATTAGTGGAAAAAGAATTTAGATTTTTTGGATGGAGATTTATAGGAATGTATTATTGTCCAAAATGTAAAAGTAAAGTACTTAAAGAAATTGTTATTAAGCAAACATTAGAAGGAAAAGAAATCTATAACGAGTTTAATACAATCTTGGATGATATACAATATCTTAACTACACATATAAGTTTGAAAAGAGTTCAAAAAATGATAGAATATAA